The Magnetococcus sp. PR-3 sequence TGAGCCAAGAGAGATTTTTTTGATGTCCTGGTGACATTGTTACAGCCAACTCTAAGGACTCTTGCAGTATGGCGTGTACCAAATGCATTCATCGCTCTATCAGTGGTTTGTCTTTTGGTTCTAGGTTTACATGTGTGGGA is a genomic window containing:
- a CDS encoding IS1-like element transposase, whose protein sequence is MRQDGFKRKYLELDDTSHTCKPRTKRQTTDRAMNAFGTRHTARVLRVGCNNVTRTSKKSLLAQMNAQEILMS